In Alphaproteobacteria bacterium, one DNA window encodes the following:
- the coaD gene encoding pantetheine-phosphate adenylyltransferase yields the protein MKLKKGLCGIYPGTFDPITHGHMDIIRRSLKIVDHLIIGVASNDRKGPIFSSEERVSLVKEEIRIATDVDDSRIKVKDFGILLMHFAEQNNADILIRGLRAFTDFDYEFQMAGMNARLNTSIETVFLMASEQYQFISSRFVKEVCLLKGDISKFVSPHVEKELIRKMRTL from the coding sequence ATTAAATTGAAAAAGGGATTATGTGGAATCTATCCAGGGACGTTCGACCCAATCACGCACGGACATATGGACATCATTCGCAGATCGCTCAAGATCGTTGATCATTTAATCATCGGCGTTGCCTCGAACGACCGCAAAGGTCCGATCTTTTCATCAGAAGAACGTGTTTCACTCGTGAAAGAAGAAATTCGAATCGCAACTGATGTTGATGATTCTCGCATCAAAGTGAAAGATTTTGGCATTCTACTTATGCATTTTGCAGAACAAAACAACGCCGATATCTTGATTCGCGGCCTCAGAGCCTTTACAGATTTTGATTACGAATTCCAGATGGCAGGCATGAATGCCCGGCTCAACACGTCAATTGAAACAGTGTTCCTGATGGCATCAGAACAATATCAATTCATCTCATCTCGTTTTGTGAAAGAAGTCTGCCTGCTCAAAGGCGATATTTCTAAATTCGTCTCACCGCACGTTGAAAAAGAACTCATCCGTAAGATGAGAACGCTTTAA
- a CDS encoding enoyl-CoA hydratase, protein MTKSYNTLIIETINQHVGLIQLNRPQALNALCDELMEELSEVLKVFEADPAIRVMVLMGSEKAFAAGADIKEMAGKNYVDAYLNNFIRGSWANVADCRKPVIAAVSGYALGGGCELAMMCDFIIAADNAKFGQPEITIGTIPGAGGTQRLTRFVGKSKAMEMCLTGRMIDATEAERSGLVSRVVPLADLRSEAILVAEKIASFSMLPVMMIKESVNRAYETTLEEGLNFEARNFHATFATKDQKEGMAAFAEKRKPQFKDQ, encoded by the coding sequence ATGACCAAATCATATAATACATTGATCATCGAAACAATTAACCAACATGTTGGTTTGATTCAATTAAACCGTCCTCAGGCTCTCAATGCCCTTTGTGATGAGTTGATGGAAGAGCTCTCAGAGGTGCTTAAGGTGTTTGAAGCCGATCCTGCGATTCGTGTAATGGTTCTAATGGGCAGTGAAAAAGCCTTTGCCGCAGGTGCTGATATTAAAGAAATGGCCGGGAAAAATTATGTAGATGCTTATCTGAATAATTTCATCAGAGGCTCATGGGCGAATGTTGCTGATTGCCGTAAGCCAGTCATCGCTGCTGTTTCAGGCTATGCTTTGGGTGGTGGATGTGAACTTGCGATGATGTGCGATTTTATCATTGCAGCAGATAATGCAAAATTTGGTCAGCCGGAAATTACCATTGGCACCATTCCCGGTGCAGGTGGCACACAAAGACTCACGCGCTTTGTTGGTAAATCAAAGGCGATGGAAATGTGTCTAACGGGCCGAATGATCGATGCAACTGAGGCAGAGCGCTCAGGTCTTGTGAGCCGTGTTGTGCCACTTGCGGATTTGCGGAGTGAGGCTATTTTAGTTGCTGAAAAGATTGCATCATTCTCAATGTTGCCTGTCATGATGATCAAAGAATCAGTGAATCGTGCTTATGAGACAACGCTTGAGGAAGGGCTGAATTTTGAGGCGCGTAACTTCCATGCAACCTTTGCAACAAAAGATCAAAAAGAAGGCATGGCAGCTTTTGCAGAAAAGAGAAAACCTCAATTTAAAGATCAATAA
- the dksA gene encoding RNA polymerase-binding protein DksA has protein sequence MTAKQVKVSTDYEPTSKEEFMNDKMLAYFKQKLLDWRRELVRESSETLISMQDDGGMQEPDSVDRASAETDRFHLLRTRDRERKLLNKIDQALKRIEDGSYGYCEVTGDPIGVERLKARPIATMSLEAQEMHERKEKVYRDE, from the coding sequence ATGACTGCAAAACAAGTAAAAGTATCAACTGATTACGAACCAACGTCAAAAGAAGAGTTTATGAATGACAAAATGCTTGCTTATTTTAAGCAAAAGCTTTTGGATTGGCGTCGTGAGCTTGTGCGTGAATCGAGTGAAACATTGATTTCAATGCAGGATGATGGCGGCATGCAAGAGCCAGATTCTGTTGATAGAGCTTCTGCAGAAACAGATCGTTTCCATCTTCTCAGAACAAGAGATCGCGAAAGAAAGCTGCTTAATAAGATTGACCAGGCTTTAAAGCGCATTGAAGATGGATCATATGGATATTGTGAAGTCACCGGTGATCCGATTGGCGTTGAGCGCTTAAAGGCGCGTCCGATTGCGACCATGAGTCTTGAAGCGCAAGAGATGCATGAGCGGAAAGAAAAAGTCTATCGCGACGAGTGA
- a CDS encoding class I SAM-dependent methyltransferase — MAKIQKDHWWYAARRNIISKVILSLNFTRPIEILEVGSGVGANLEVLVKYGTVYATDSHDIAVEYTQQLGLAKDVQKGSLPEDLTFKGKKFDLIVMFDVLEHIQDDFQTLQVLRKQLKSGGKILITVPAFQFLWSSHDIFVHHKRRYNQSDLKQLFEKAEYHVNYISYFNFFLFPVIWSIRQLKVMVSGIDQQNPQSDSSPVNPIINSALKMIFGLERFFVPKIKFPFGVSLMAICEPKGD, encoded by the coding sequence ATGGCTAAGATCCAGAAGGATCATTGGTGGTACGCTGCAAGGCGCAATATTATCTCAAAGGTTATTTTAAGTCTTAACTTCACAAGACCGATAGAAATATTGGAAGTTGGATCTGGCGTTGGCGCCAATCTAGAAGTGCTGGTTAAATATGGTACTGTTTATGCAACAGATTCACACGACATTGCTGTTGAGTATACACAACAATTAGGCCTTGCCAAAGATGTTCAAAAAGGGAGTCTCCCTGAGGATCTAACCTTTAAAGGCAAAAAATTTGATCTGATCGTGATGTTTGATGTGTTAGAACACATTCAAGATGATTTCCAAACACTCCAAGTGCTCAGAAAACAGCTCAAATCTGGTGGAAAAATTTTAATCACCGTCCCAGCATTTCAATTTCTATGGTCTTCTCACGATATCTTTGTGCACCATAAGCGCCGTTATAATCAATCTGATTTAAAACAACTTTTTGAAAAAGCTGAATATCATGTAAATTACATCTCCTATTTTAACTTTTTCCTCTTCCCGGTTATATGGTCTATACGACAATTAAAAGTGATGGTAAGTGGGATTGATCAGCAGAATCCTCAATCCGATTCCAGTCCTGTGAACCCAATTATAAATTCTGCATTAAAAATGATTTTTGGCTTAGAGAGATTTTTTGTCCCAAAGATAAAATTCCCTTTTGGCGTTTCTCTAATGGCTATATGTGAACCAAAAGGAGATTAA
- a CDS encoding dienelactone hydrolase family protein, with protein MTKSISMVQLSKDFPDFKGLLGVPDQENAPGLLIIQEIFGINHVMHELVEHYTSLGYLTLCPDLFWRFQPGIVLDDRIAEDWKEASHYYQHFSVDQGIEDLKIGLNYLKNHDSCSGKVGSVGFCLGGRLAFLMSTRSDVDCSVSYYGVALDQNLNEASQIKNPLLCHLAELDQFVPAVVQTQILKCFAGSRLVTCLQYKGMDHAFARKGGSHYNQQEAERANQITQTFLQTHLR; from the coding sequence ATGACAAAATCAATTTCAATGGTTCAGCTTTCAAAAGATTTTCCTGATTTCAAAGGGCTGCTCGGTGTGCCTGATCAAGAAAATGCTCCAGGTCTTTTGATCATACAGGAAATTTTTGGGATCAATCATGTGATGCATGAACTTGTGGAACATTATACATCGCTTGGATATTTAACACTCTGTCCTGATTTGTTCTGGCGCTTTCAGCCAGGCATTGTTCTTGATGATCGTATTGCAGAAGATTGGAAAGAGGCCAGCCACTATTATCAGCATTTTTCTGTGGATCAAGGCATTGAGGATTTAAAAATCGGTCTAAACTATCTGAAAAATCATGACTCTTGTTCAGGAAAAGTGGGTTCAGTTGGATTTTGTTTGGGAGGACGCCTTGCCTTTTTGATGTCAACCAGAAGTGATGTTGATTGTAGTGTGAGTTACTATGGTGTTGCCCTTGATCAGAATTTAAATGAGGCAAGCCAAATCAAGAACCCTTTGCTTTGTCATTTGGCTGAACTTGATCAGTTTGTGCCCGCAGTTGTTCAGACTCAGATTCTCAAGTGCTTTGCGGGTAGTCGATTGGTGACGTGTCTTCAATATAAGGGAATGGATCATGCCTTTGCTCGGAAAGGTGGTAGTCACTATAATCAGCAAGAAGCCGAGAGAGCAAATCAAATAACGCAGACATTCTTGCAGACTCACTTAAGATAG